From the genome of Sphingobacterium sp. UGAL515B_05:
AGGTTGCTGCACCTATCATCGCTGGGAAAATTAACCAAGGGGCACGTTTGCGCACCAATGAATAAAGGGATAGAATACCGCCTTCACCTTTATTGTCCGCCTGCAGTGTGATCCAAACGTACTTTACTGTTGTCTGGAGGGTCAGTGTCCAAAAAACACAGGATAGCCCGCCCAAGACTAAGTCTTTTTGAATGGCTCCTTGTCCCATGATTGCTTTGAAAACATACAATGGAGAGGTTCCGATATCTCCAAAAACGATTCCTAAACTGATCAATAATCCGGCGAAGCTCACCTTGTTGATACTGTTGTGATGACTGTTGTCTGCCATTTATCAATTATTTTATTTCAAAATATACTGCAAAAATATACTTTTTGCCTGTACTTTATGTAGGTACATTTCCTGCGCCAAATTTTAGCATTTACTTTGACATGCGCAAGAGCTGTTAAAATTTGTTAAAAGAAACTTAGAATGAATCTATTTGCTGAAAAACTTTTAAACAAAATACTAACTTTGTTGTTGATAATTCAAATAGTTAGCGTTATATTTGATTAAACCGTAACCAGTATTTGAAGTCTAATTTAACACTATGGGGAGAAATCTACTTAAAGCAGCTTGTTTAACACTTTTATCCGCACTGACATTGTGCAGCGGGGTGTCTCGGGTGTATGCAAAGTCTCCTTATGACCATACTATTGCGCAACATATTTTGGACGGCAGTGAGGCATTCGGGGAAGACAACAACATCAAGGACACAGAGAAACTTATCAATAATGTGAAGGTTTTCTATAATCCGATTGCGGAACAAATAAATCTTTCATTTAAATTGGCAAAATCGTCGAGTGTCTCTATTAAAGTAATGGATGCATTGGGCAATGAGATTCTCCAATTAATGAATGGCAACCTAGATTCAGGAATTCAAAATCTTTCCTTTGAGCATGGCGGAAAATTAACGACAGGGTTTTACTTTGTACGAGTAGTCGCTGGTTCAGAAACTGTGGTGAAAAGATTTTCTGTTCGATAAGAAGATAACATATAATGTCAGTTCATTCGTATACATAAAACAGTAAAGGGAATCAGATGATTCCCTTTACTGTTTTATGTAAAACTTCATTTGTTAATTCTAGTCTTGTTGTATTTCTTCGATCCACAGTCCATCATCTTGAATGATCTTGATCAATTCGTCTAAGGCATGTGCGGAACTTACATTTTTCTTAACGATCTGCTGACCTCTATATAGCGTCACTTTATCAGGTCCCGCTCCAACATAACCATAGTCAGCATCTGCCATTTCTCCAGGTCCATTAACGATACAGCCCATGATGCCAATTTTTAAGCCTTTTAGGTGATTGGTACGGCTACGGATCATCTGTGTAGTTTCTTGGAGATCAAATAAAGTTCTTCCACAGCTTGGGCAGGAAATATATTCTGTCTTGGATATTCTAGATCGTGTTGCCTGTAAAATTCCGAAAGAAAGCGAGGCGATGTTTTCTAATGCCGTTGCCGGAGAGTCTATCCATATTCCTGACCCCAATCCATCGATCAATAATGCACCTAAATCCGTAGCGGCATAAAGCTGTATTTTTGAAATAGGTTCTTCGGGATTCATAAAATCACCAATAGGTCCTGAGAAGTCTTCTTCCAGATAAGAACGTTTGATAATGACTGGATTGTCGATCCCGATTTCCTGCAGGTTTCGGAAGAACTGTCTTTGATCTGCCATACCATGCAGGTACCCTGTCTCTAATATGAACACAACAGTTTTGTCGAGTTGCAAGGATTCAAACAGCGGGGTTAACAAATCTGAATTACAGATTTTGACCATATTCAGGACTTTATCCTTGTTGTCCGACTTTACAAATTCGTCTAAGGTAAAGAGGGGATGAATATTAGTTTGATCGGTAAGTTTTGACCAGGTGTTGTAGTTATATACTTGCTTCAGATTTGCCGGCATGGTAAAGGATGGCAAATTGTCTGCGAGATAGACAAAGTCTACAGACTGCTCACCCATGTGGTATTTATCTAATAGGATATCATAGCGATAGCCAGCTTTGGAAAGGATCTGAGCGTCTTTCAGATTTTCTTTAGAAATGTCGACCACAATCCTTGGTACCAAAGAGCCTCCGATAAAGGTATTAATTTCCTGGCTGGCATAAGGAACATTTGGTGCGTCTGGAGAGAGCTCAACAATCTCTTGTTTGGGTTGACTCTCGATGTTTGCCTTTCTTTTACTGTATCTATTGACAAGTGCTATGGCGACTGGAGCTTCCCGTTCAGGCTCTTCGGTTAACGATACACGTACAGTATCACCGAGCCCATCTTCCAAAAGTGTTCCGATACCAACGGCAGATTTTACACGACCATCTTCACCGTCTCCAGCTTCGGTTACACCGAGATGTAGGGGGTAGTTCATGTTTTCGGAAACCATTTTTTCGACCAGCAACCGATAGGCTTTGACCATGACCTGTGGGTTGGATGATTTCATTGAGATACAGAGATTGTAGAAACTCAGATCTTCACACATCCGGATAAATTCCATGGCAGATTCGACCATCCCTTCGGGGGTGTCGCCGTAATGACTCATGATCCGGTCCGACAGTGAGCCGTGGTTGGTACCAATACGCATAGCGGTACCATTCTCCTTACAGATATTTACAAGCGGAGTGAATTTTTGATAGATGCGCTCTAACTCACGCTTGTATTCTGCATCGGTATAAGATAGCTGATCAAACTTTTTCTTGTCTGCATAGTTACCAGGATTGACTCTTACTTTCTCGACGATACGAGCGGCAACCTCGGCAGCATTTGGTGTAAAATGAATATCAGCAACTAAAGGAACCTTATAGCCTCTTTTGCGAAGTTCATTTTTTATGTTAGCTAAATTTTGTGCTTCTTTAATACTAGGAGCGGTAATACGAACGTATTCGCAGCCCGCCTCAACCATTCGAATGGTCTGCTCAACTGAGCCCATCGTATCCATTGTATCTACTGTAGTCATACTTTGAATACGAATGGGATTATCGCCACCCATGGGAATATCACCGATCTGAATTTCCCTCGTTTTCCATCTCGAATAATCTACCTTGGAATTGCAATAGATTCCAGGTAATGTCAACATATTACTTGTGTCCATATCTAACACAAAGTTAGCTTTTCTTGACTAAAAATTGGCTGTCAATTAATATCTTCTAATTTTTATTGACGCGATGCCACCGTTGATGTCGAAATCGAATTTTTGAGCGGCCGAATCGTAATTCGTCGATTTTACCTCGCCTTCACTTTTTAGGAAATCGCCTTCATAATCTGTTGAGGATAATGCATTGTCGCTTGTAATGCGGCATGCAGCATTTCTTGGGATGGAGATTTCAATAGAGGAGGCTCCAGCATCCATCGAAATTTTAGTTGTTGCCAGCGGTTGTC
Proteins encoded in this window:
- a CDS encoding T9SS type A sorting domain-containing protein, translated to MGRNLLKAACLTLLSALTLCSGVSRVYAKSPYDHTIAQHILDGSEAFGEDNNIKDTEKLINNVKVFYNPIAEQINLSFKLAKSSSVSIKVMDALGNEILQLMNGNLDSGIQNLSFEHGGKLTTGFYFVRVVAGSETVVKRFSVR
- the ispG gene encoding (E)-4-hydroxy-3-methylbut-2-enyl-diphosphate synthase; translation: MDTSNMLTLPGIYCNSKVDYSRWKTREIQIGDIPMGGDNPIRIQSMTTVDTMDTMGSVEQTIRMVEAGCEYVRITAPSIKEAQNLANIKNELRKRGYKVPLVADIHFTPNAAEVAARIVEKVRVNPGNYADKKKFDQLSYTDAEYKRELERIYQKFTPLVNICKENGTAMRIGTNHGSLSDRIMSHYGDTPEGMVESAMEFIRMCEDLSFYNLCISMKSSNPQVMVKAYRLLVEKMVSENMNYPLHLGVTEAGDGEDGRVKSAVGIGTLLEDGLGDTVRVSLTEEPEREAPVAIALVNRYSKRKANIESQPKQEIVELSPDAPNVPYASQEINTFIGGSLVPRIVVDISKENLKDAQILSKAGYRYDILLDKYHMGEQSVDFVYLADNLPSFTMPANLKQVYNYNTWSKLTDQTNIHPLFTLDEFVKSDNKDKVLNMVKICNSDLLTPLFESLQLDKTVVFILETGYLHGMADQRQFFRNLQEIGIDNPVIIKRSYLEEDFSGPIGDFMNPEEPISKIQLYAATDLGALLIDGLGSGIWIDSPATALENIASLSFGILQATRSRISKTEYISCPSCGRTLFDLQETTQMIRSRTNHLKGLKIGIMGCIVNGPGEMADADYGYVGAGPDKVTLYRGQQIVKKNVSSAHALDELIKIIQDDGLWIEEIQQD